The Lycium barbarum isolate Lr01 chromosome 9, ASM1917538v2, whole genome shotgun sequence genome has a segment encoding these proteins:
- the LOC132609485 gene encoding glutamate receptor 2.3-like produces the protein MRKKTSKAIIFSISFSFFLQCLGIFFSMEMAMAQNKSSTVPINVGVVLDMDAWFGKMGLTCISMALSDFYNSDHGSDYKTRLVLYTRDSKRDVVGAAAAALDLLKNVEVEAIIGPISSMQADFIINLGEKSQVPIISFSATSPSLSSFRNSYFVRATQNDSSQVNPISSIIQSFGWRQVVPIYIDNQFGEGIIPFLADALEKINARIPYRSVISEFATVDQIKAELLKLMNMQTRVFIVHMPNSLGSTLFTVAKELDMMSEGFVWIITDAMANQLNSMDSLVIESMQGVIGVKTYVPRNKKVEDFTTRWKLKFRKENPTILNAELDVYGLWAYDSATALAMAVEKSKISGASFRKSNISGNATDLEAFGVSKDGPKLLKAILNTTFKGLSGDFQIVNGQLQSPAYQIINVIGNGAKEIGFWTRENGIVKKLNSRNGRYSISKENFGSITWPGDTTSVPKGWVIPTNGKKLKIGVPVKNGFTEFVKVTRDVDTNTTKVTGYCIDVFDAVMEALPYYVPYEYVPFAAPDGKSAGDYDKLVYQVFLGNFDVVVGDTTIVSNRSQFVDFTLPYTESGVTMMVPIKDDNSDNAWVFLKPLTWELWLTSFCSFVFIGFVIWLLEHRVNEDFRGPPWHQVGMIFWFSFSTMVFAQKERIVSNLARFVLIIWFLVVLILTSSYTASLTSMLTVEKLQPTVTDVKELLKNKETVGYQPGSFVFGLLRKMNFDEHRLKAYNTPEECVDLLSKGSANGGIAAVFDEIPYVKLFLANYCSKFTTIGPTYKTDGFGFAFPIGSPLVPDVSRAVLNVTEGEKMVQIERAWFGESTCSDSSTSFSSNSLGLDSFWGLFVIAVVAAVLALFIFLTKFLHEHWHIIRRSNLSFHESIAILARKFDRKDYSCHTFKKSGIRDALGHSAHDMDCAQSSHGNLSMLPSPRTTGPPSPSNSSHTEQSFHFPGEERASPLHEENVAARAQENVTVLVVDINAGH, from the exons ATGAGAAAGAAAACTAGCAAAGCCATTATTTTCTCAATCTCCTTCTCTTTTTTCTTGCAATGTTTAGGTATATTTTTCTCCATGGAAATGGCCATGGCACAGAACAAATCATCAACAGTTCCCATAAATGTGGGAGTTGTGTTGGACATGGATGCATGGTTTGGGAAAATGGGCTTGACCTGTATTTCGATGGCTTTATCTGATTTTTATAACTCTGATCATGGCTCTGATTATAAGACTAGGTTGGTTCTCTATACCCGTGACTCGAAGAGAGACGTTGTTGGCGCTGCTGCTGCAG CACTTGATCTATTGAAGAATGTTGAAGTGGAAGCCATAATAGGTCCAATATCATCCATGCAAGCTGATTTCATAATCAATTTAGGAGAGAAATCTCAAGTTCCAATCATCTCATTTTCAGCTACAAGTCCCTCACTCTCATCATTTCGCAATTCATATTTCGTTCGTGCAACTCAAAACGATTCATCTCAAGTAAATCCTATAAGTTCAATAATCCAATCATTTGGATGGAGACAAGTTGTGCCTATTTACATTGACAATCAGTTTGGAGAAGGAATTATACCATTTTTAGCAGATGCATTGGAAAAAATAAATGCGCGTATACCTTATCGAAGTGTGATTTCTGAATTCGCCACTGTTGATCAGATAAAAGCTGAATTATTGAAGTTGATGAACATGCAAACTAGAGTGTTTATTGTACATATGCCAAATTCACTTGGTTCAACACTTTTTACAGTGGCTAAGGAACTTGATATGATGAGTGAAGGATTTGTTTGGATTATTACTGATGCTATGGCAAACCAACTGAATTCTATGGATTCTTTAGTTATTGAATCCATGCAAGGTGTTATTGGTGTGAAAACTTATGTCCCAAGAAATAAAAAGGTTGAGGATTTTACTACTAGATGGAAGTTAAAGTTTAGAAAAGAAAATCCAACAATTCTTAATGCGGAATTGGATGTGTATGGACTATGGGCTTATGATTCAGCTACTGCATTAGCCATGGCTGTGGAGAAATCAAAAATTAGTGGTGCCTCCTTTCGAAAATCAAACATTTCAG GAAATGCAACAGATCTTGAAGCTTTTGGAGTTTCCAAAGATGGTCCAAAGCTTCTTAAAGCTATATTAAACACTACTTTCAAAGGCCTTAGTGGAGACTTTCAAATTGTTAATGGACAATTGCAATCTCCAGCTTATCAAATCATTAATGTTATTGGTAATGGTGCTAAAGAAATTGGTTTTTGGACAAGagaaaatggaattgttaagaaACTAAATTCAAGAAATGGAAGATATTCCATTTCTAAGGAGAACTTTGGATCTATAACATGGCCTGGTGACACTACTTCTGTTCCTAAAGGTTGGGTGATACCAACAAATGGAAAGAAACTGAAAATTGGAGTTCCAGTGAAGAATGGTTTCACTGAATTTGTGAAAGTTACAAGAGATGTTGATACTAACACAACAAAAGTTACTGGATATTGCATCGATGTTTTTGACGCGGTGATGGAAGCATTACCATATTATGTTCCCTATGAATATGTTCCCTTTGCTGCTCCTGATGGAAAGAGTGCTGGAGATTACGATAAACTAGTTTATCAAGTATTTCTTGGG AACTTTGATGTTGTTGTAGGGGATACTACCATTGTCTCGAATAGGTCGCAATTCGTTGACTTCACATTACCATATACAGAATCTGGAGTCACAATGATGGTGCCAATCAAAGATGATAATAGCGATAATGCATGGGTATTCTTGAAGCCATTGACTTGGGAGCTCTGGTTAACAAGcttttgttcttttgttttcATTGGCTTTGTCATTTGGCTACTCGAACATCGAGTAAATGAAGACTTCAGGGGACCTCCCTGGCACCAAGTTGGCATGATCTTTTGGTTCTCCTTCTCAACTATGGTCTTTGCACAGA AGGAGAGGATAGTAAGCAATCTGGCAAGGTTTGTGTTGATCATCTGGTTCCTAGTAGTGCTCATATTGACTTCAAGCTATACAGCAAGTCTTACGTCAATGTTAACAGTTGAAAAACTCCAGCCAACTGTTACAGATGTAAAAGAACTTCTGAAGAACAAGGAAACTGTAGGCTACCAACCAGGTTCTTTTGTTTTCGGActtttgagaaagatgaacttcgATGAGCACAGGCTTAAGGCATATAATACTCCAGAGGAATGTGTTGATTTACTCTCTAAAGGAAGTGCAAATGGTGGTATTGCTGCTGTTTTTGATGAGATTCCTTATGTGAAGCTTTTCCTTGCAAATTATTGCTCGAAATTTACCACGATTGGACCTACATATAAGACTGACGGCTTTGGATTT GCCTTCCCAATAGGATCTCCTCTGGTACCTGATGTTTCAAGAGCAGTCTTGAATGTGACAGAAGGTGAAAAGATGGTACAAATAGAGAGAGCATGGTTTGGTGAATCTACTTGTTCAGATTCTAGTACTTCATTCTCCTCCAATAGTCTTGGCCTAGATAGCTTCTGGGGACTCTTTGTCATAGCTGTAGTTGCAGCAGTTTTGGCTCTCTTCATATTTCTAACAAAATTCTTGCATGAGCATTGGCACATCATAAGACGATCTAATCTTTCTTTCCACGAAAGTATCGCAATCTTGGCTAGAAAGTTCGACAGAAAAGACTATAGTTGCCATACTTTCAAGAAGAGTGGAATAAGGGATGCACTGGGACATTCAGCACATGATATGGATTGTGCACAGAGTTCACATGGTAACTTATCAATGCTACCTTCACCACGAACAACTGGACCACCCAGTCCAAGCAATTCTAGTCATACAGAGCAGAGTTTTCATTTTCCAGGGGAGGAAAGGGCTTCACCTTTGCATGAAGAGAATGTAGCGGCAAGGGCTCAAGAGAATGTCACtgtgttggttgttgatataAATGCAGGCCATTGA